A genomic segment from Pseudosulfitobacter sp. DSM 107133 encodes:
- the rpmG gene encoding 50S ribosomal protein L33, producing the protein MAKPTTIKIRLNSSAGTGHFYVTKKNARTMTEKMSVRKYDPVARKHVEYKEGKIK; encoded by the coding sequence ATGGCGAAGCCAACCACGATCAAGATCCGTCTGAACTCGTCCGCGGGCACAGGCCACTTCTACGTGACAAAGAAAAACGCACGCACGATGACCGAAAAAATGTCGGTCCGTAAATACGACCCCGTTGCGCGCAAGCACGTTGAATACAAAGAAGGCAAGATCAAGTAA
- a CDS encoding toxic anion resistance protein — MSENVRQQAEKSLADVEQINAVILPEPKEATAVVSLKDADAPVSAEIRKRMDEIDMADTQSIVSFGSAAQAELQTISQAMLTDVRNKDVGPAGDSLRSIVTAIRGFSVSELDVRRERSWWEKLLGRAAPFAKFTAKFETVQAQIDKITDNLLTHEHTLLKDIKSLDVLYEKTLDFYDELALYIAAGEAKIEEMDTDVIPAKEAEVNAAPEDEQVMKAQELRDLRAARDDLERRVHDLKLTRQVTMQSLPSIRLVQENDKSLVTKINSTLVNTVPLWETQLAQAVTMQRSAEAAVAVRDANDLTNELLTANAKNLRESNTMIRTEMERGVFDIEAVKQANADLIGTIQESLQIADEGKAKRAAAEEELKKMEADLRDTLASAKARKDDTGDTAGTAVPG, encoded by the coding sequence ATGTCCGAGAATGTGCGCCAACAGGCGGAAAAATCACTGGCCGACGTTGAACAGATCAACGCCGTGATCCTGCCCGAACCCAAAGAGGCAACCGCGGTTGTGTCCCTGAAAGACGCCGACGCCCCCGTCAGCGCCGAGATCCGAAAGCGCATGGACGAGATTGACATGGCCGACACCCAGTCGATTGTCTCCTTCGGATCGGCGGCACAGGCCGAGTTGCAGACCATCTCGCAGGCGATGCTGACCGATGTGCGCAACAAGGATGTGGGGCCTGCGGGTGACAGTCTGCGCAGCATTGTCACAGCAATCCGTGGTTTCAGCGTGTCCGAACTGGACGTGCGCCGCGAACGCTCGTGGTGGGAAAAGCTGCTGGGCCGCGCCGCGCCCTTTGCCAAGTTCACCGCCAAATTCGAAACCGTGCAGGCGCAGATCGACAAGATCACCGACAACCTGCTGACCCACGAGCACACGCTGCTGAAAGACATCAAATCGCTGGATGTCCTGTACGAAAAGACCCTGGATTTCTATGATGAGCTGGCGCTGTACATCGCGGCGGGCGAGGCCAAGATCGAAGAGATGGACACCGACGTGATCCCCGCCAAGGAGGCCGAGGTGAACGCCGCGCCCGAGGACGAACAGGTGATGAAAGCGCAGGAACTGCGCGACCTGCGTGCCGCGCGTGACGATCTGGAACGGCGGGTGCACGATCTGAAACTGACGCGTCAGGTGACCATGCAGTCGCTGCCCTCGATCCGTCTGGTGCAGGAAAACGACAAGTCGCTGGTGACCAAGATCAACTCGACCCTCGTGAACACCGTGCCGCTGTGGGAAACCCAGCTGGCGCAGGCCGTGACCATGCAGCGCAGCGCCGAAGCCGCCGTTGCGGTGCGTGATGCCAACGACCTGACCAACGAATTGCTGACCGCCAACGCCAAGAACCTGCGCGAGAGCAACACGATGATCCGCACCGAGATGGAACGCGGCGTGTTCGACATCGAAGCGGTGAAACAGGCCAACGCGGACCTGATCGGCACCATTCAGGAAAGCCTGCAAATCGCCGACGAAGGCAAGGCCAAGCGCGCCGCCGCCGAAGAAGAGCTCAAGAAAATGGAAGCCGACCTGCGCGACACGCTGGCTTCGGCCAAGGCGCGCAAGGATGACACCGGCGACACGGCCGGCACCGCTGTGCCGGGCTAG
- a CDS encoding pseudouridine synthase, with translation MSTDTPQGDRIAKVLSRAGVASRREAERMIEAGRVTVNGVKIDSPALNVTPGDMIVVDGKPVAEPEHERLWLYHKPVGLVATDADEKGRKTIFEDLPEDMPRVMSVGRLDINSEGLLLLTNDGGIKRKLELPSTGWLRRYRVRVNGRPTEDTFAPLRDGITADGERFQPMQVTLDRQQGANAWLTVGLREGKNREIRRAMEEVGLSVNRLIRVSYGPFQLGDLKPGAVEEVRRKILRDQLGLEALEVAPTGTAVKKPTVKRPSGPKTSGQRPGAPAGARSGGGKFAGGKPAGRTFSAGGKPGAGKAGADRSERSETGRTGGAKPAGSGRSFGAGKPAGSGKTFSSGKPAAGKPGGTRPARGGPAGARPARDPKSGKPPRR, from the coding sequence ATGAGCACAGACACACCCCAGGGCGACCGCATCGCCAAAGTCCTCAGCCGCGCAGGCGTCGCCAGCCGCCGCGAGGCAGAACGCATGATCGAAGCCGGACGGGTCACCGTCAACGGCGTCAAGATCGACAGCCCCGCGCTGAACGTCACCCCCGGCGACATGATCGTGGTGGACGGCAAGCCGGTGGCCGAGCCGGAACACGAACGGCTGTGGCTGTATCACAAGCCCGTGGGGCTGGTGGCGACGGATGCCGACGAAAAGGGCCGCAAGACCATTTTCGAGGACCTGCCAGAGGATATGCCCCGCGTGATGAGTGTCGGGCGGCTGGACATCAACTCGGAAGGGTTGCTGTTGCTGACCAATGACGGCGGGATCAAGCGTAAGCTGGAATTGCCGTCGACCGGCTGGCTGCGGCGCTACCGCGTGCGGGTCAACGGTCGGCCCACCGAAGACACATTTGCCCCGCTGCGCGACGGCATCACCGCCGATGGCGAGCGATTCCAGCCGATGCAGGTGACACTGGACCGCCAGCAAGGCGCGAACGCCTGGCTGACCGTGGGTCTGCGCGAGGGCAAGAACCGCGAGATCAGGCGTGCGATGGAAGAAGTCGGGCTGAGCGTGAACCGTCTGATCCGCGTCAGCTATGGCCCCTTCCAGTTGGGCGATCTGAAACCGGGTGCGGTGGAAGAAGTGCGCCGCAAGATCCTGCGCGACCAGTTGGGGCTTGAGGCGCTGGAGGTGGCACCCACCGGCACCGCCGTGAAAAAACCCACCGTCAAACGCCCCAGCGGGCCGAAAACATCCGGCCAGCGCCCCGGTGCACCGGCAGGTGCGCGGTCGGGTGGTGGCAAATTCGCGGGCGGCAAGCCTGCGGGCAGAACCTTTAGCGCGGGCGGCAAGCCCGGCGCGGGCAAAGCCGGTGCCGACAGGTCGGAGCGGTCCGAGACCGGGCGCACGGGCGGGGCCAAACCTGCGGGCAGTGGCCGGAGCTTTGGCGCTGGCAAGCCTGCGGGCAGCGGCAAGACATTCAGCAGCGGCAAACCTGCGGCTGGCAAGCCGGGTGGTACGCGCCCCGCACGCGGTGGCCCCGCAGGTGCGCGCCCCGCGCGTGATCCGAAATCAGGCAAGCCGCCACGGCGCTAG
- a CDS encoding D-amino acid dehydrogenase produces the protein MKVVVMGAGVIGVTTAYYLAKQGAEVVVIDRQIGPGLETSYANAGELSYGMTSPWAAPGIPMKAVKWMFMKRRPLFIWPLISPTMWKWCIDMVRNCNDESYRINKGRMVRVSNYSRDVMPELIAETGIAYDGREQGTLQLFRTAKQMKGSKADQEILAEYDSPYEVLGRDACIAVEPALAEVRNKFVGGLRLTADRTGDCRMFTIALAEKCAEMGVEFQYGQAIKSIAVEDGKIAGVDTEIAGRITADAYVCAMGSYAVNVLNPIGVRLPVYPVKGYSVTVPVTDDAFAPQSTIMDETHKVAITRLGDRIRVAGTAEIAGYSNRLGPHATDTVKHVIGDLFPKGGDISRAEGWTGLRPMTPDGTPVLGPTKYENLFVNTGHGTLGWTMACGSGRAVADVVMGKTPEISFDGLTAARFAGN, from the coding sequence ATGAAAGTTGTCGTAATGGGTGCGGGCGTCATTGGCGTCACCACCGCGTATTATCTGGCCAAGCAAGGCGCCGAGGTGGTGGTCATCGACCGCCAGATCGGGCCCGGGCTGGAAACCAGCTATGCCAACGCGGGCGAGCTGAGCTATGGCATGACCTCGCCCTGGGCTGCTCCGGGCATCCCCATGAAAGCGGTCAAATGGATGTTCATGAAGCGCCGCCCGCTGTTCATCTGGCCGCTGATCAGCCCGACCATGTGGAAATGGTGCATCGACATGGTGCGCAATTGCAACGACGAAAGCTATCGCATCAACAAGGGGCGCATGGTGCGGGTGTCGAACTATTCGCGCGACGTGATGCCCGAGCTGATTGCCGAGACAGGCATCGCTTACGATGGCCGCGAGCAGGGCACCTTGCAGCTGTTCCGCACCGCCAAGCAGATGAAGGGATCAAAGGCCGATCAGGAGATTCTGGCCGAATATGATTCCCCCTACGAGGTTCTGGGCCGCGACGCCTGTATCGCCGTCGAACCGGCGCTGGCCGAGGTGCGCAATAAATTCGTGGGCGGCTTGCGCCTGACCGCGGACCGCACGGGCGATTGCCGCATGTTCACCATCGCCCTGGCCGAAAAATGCGCGGAGATGGGGGTCGAGTTCCAATACGGCCAGGCGATCAAATCCATCGCCGTCGAGGACGGCAAGATCGCAGGCGTCGACACAGAGATCGCGGGCCGTATCACCGCTGATGCTTACGTCTGCGCCATGGGCAGCTATGCGGTGAACGTCCTGAACCCCATCGGGGTGCGGTTGCCCGTCTATCCGGTCAAGGGGTATTCGGTCACCGTGCCGGTCACCGACGATGCCTTTGCCCCGCAGTCGACGATCATGGACGAAACGCACAAGGTCGCCATCACCCGTCTGGGCGACCGCATCCGCGTGGCAGGGACTGCCGAAATTGCAGGCTATTCCAACCGCTTGGGGCCACATGCCACGGATACGGTGAAACACGTCATTGGGGATCTCTTCCCCAAGGGCGGCGATATTTCCCGCGCCGAGGGCTGGACCGGCCTGCGCCCCATGACCCCCGACGGCACGCCCGTGCTGGGGCCGACCAAATACGAAAACCTCTTCGTGAACACCGGTCACGGCACGCTGGGCTGGACCATGGCCTGCGGCTCGGGCAGGGCGGTGGCCGACGTGGTCATGGGCAAGACACCCGAGATTTCCTTTGACGGTCTGACAGCCGCCAGATTTGCCGGAAACTAG
- a CDS encoding DUF2927 domain-containing protein, which translates to MAAVTSRGTGLIAALALSVLLPACDVFAPVEPTLTPRARPARPAAPVQVAQPTSEKSAAKRSYLAQVQSAQLTQGLLRQDGGGPDTPFSADMLARNFNQIVFFNEYGAGNAASGVPGSLRRWAGPVRMGVSFGPSVPASQQRQDRSDVTRYAARLGRATGHTVTMSSAPNFMVFFVSEDDRSAVLTREATRIPGITRASLAPLVNLGDDIYCAVAAYATGPDPHTYTAAVAVVRAENPDLLRLSCIHEELAQGLGLANDSPQARPSIFNDDDEFALLTGHDEMLLGMLYDPRLKIGMTMSEAAPIVRIIAREKLGGPG; encoded by the coding sequence ATGGCGGCGGTTACATCACGAGGGACAGGTCTGATTGCAGCGCTGGCGCTGTCCGTCTTGCTGCCCGCCTGTGATGTCTTTGCACCGGTCGAACCAACCCTGACACCGCGCGCGCGCCCCGCACGTCCGGCGGCGCCCGTACAGGTGGCCCAGCCGACCTCCGAAAAAAGTGCCGCCAAACGCAGCTATCTGGCGCAGGTGCAGTCGGCGCAGCTGACGCAAGGATTGCTGCGTCAGGACGGCGGCGGACCTGACACGCCGTTCAGTGCCGACATGCTGGCCCGCAACTTTAACCAGATCGTGTTTTTCAACGAATATGGCGCGGGCAATGCCGCATCCGGCGTGCCGGGCAGCCTGCGCCGCTGGGCCGGGCCTGTGCGCATGGGTGTATCCTTTGGCCCTTCGGTGCCCGCATCGCAGCAACGTCAGGATCGCAGCGACGTCACCCGCTATGCGGCCCGCCTCGGCCGCGCGACGGGGCATACAGTGACCATGAGCAGCGCGCCGAACTTCATGGTCTTTTTCGTCTCCGAAGACGACCGCAGCGCGGTGCTGACCCGCGAAGCCACCCGTATTCCCGGCATCACCAGGGCCTCGCTGGCACCGCTGGTGAACCTGGGCGATGACATCTATTGCGCCGTGGCCGCCTATGCCACCGGCCCCGATCCGCACACCTATACCGCCGCCGTTGCGGTGGTGCGCGCCGAAAACCCCGATCTGTTGCGTCTGTCGTGCATTCACGAAGAGCTGGCGCAGGGTTTGGGGCTGGCCAACGACAGCCCGCAGGCGCGCCCGTCAATCTTCAACGACGACGACGAATTCGCGCTTCTGACCGGCCACGATGAAATGCTGCTGGGCATGCTTTATGATCCGCGCCTGAAGATCGGCATGACCATGTCCGAAGCCGCCCCCATCGTGCGGATCATCGCGCGCGAGAAGCTTGGCGGGCCGGGTTAG
- a CDS encoding DUF1272 domain-containing protein yields MLELRPNCEMCDVDLPPEAENARICSYECTFCADCVETHLHNVCPNCGGGFVPRPIRPKGALRAGTGLGNHPAGTKRRTMNHPPDAVTSLSAKLRDVPPAER; encoded by the coding sequence ATGCTGGAACTGCGCCCCAACTGCGAGATGTGTGATGTGGACCTGCCGCCCGAGGCGGAAAACGCGCGCATCTGTAGCTATGAATGCACTTTTTGCGCCGATTGCGTCGAGACGCATCTGCACAACGTCTGCCCCAACTGCGGCGGAGGCTTCGTGCCGCGTCCGATCCGGCCAAAGGGCGCGCTTCGCGCTGGCACGGGACTGGGCAACCATCCGGCAGGCACCAAGCGACGGACCATGAACCATCCGCCTGACGCAGTGACGTCCCTGTCGGCCAAGCTGCGCGATGTGCCGCCAGCCGAACGCTAG
- a CDS encoding 5-bromo-4-chloroindolyl phosphate hydrolysis family protein — translation MAQRYGGKFSTQGDTSKDTGKSRGFVQAPAQVDAAGLRSNLMFLPPLALALTSFGGGPVYLATGLVGAAVWALAAVLTREGLRAEAAYHDRKVARRPALPRKMLASVAVAAGAVLAGVTHQSDVISSVIYGVIAGGLHVAAFGIDPLRSKGMEGVDTFQQDRVARVVDEAEKYLREMSDALLRANDRKMETRLAQFQAKARTLIRTVEEDPRDLTAARRYLGVYLMGARDATVKFADIYARTRDAQARADYAALLDDLEQNFDARTRSLLLDDRSDLNIEIDVLRERLQREGVHIDSQKHE, via the coding sequence ATGGCGCAGCGGTATGGCGGCAAGTTCAGCACGCAGGGCGACACGTCCAAGGACACCGGCAAGAGCCGCGGTTTCGTGCAGGCACCGGCACAAGTAGATGCTGCGGGGTTGCGGTCGAACCTGATGTTCCTGCCGCCGCTGGCGCTGGCGCTGACGTCATTCGGGGGTGGTCCTGTCTATCTGGCCACGGGTCTGGTCGGGGCTGCTGTCTGGGCGCTGGCCGCCGTGCTGACCCGCGAAGGCCTGCGGGCCGAGGCGGCCTATCACGATCGCAAGGTTGCACGCCGCCCTGCCCTGCCGCGCAAGATGCTGGCCAGTGTGGCTGTCGCCGCCGGTGCGGTTCTGGCGGGGGTGACCCACCAGTCCGATGTGATTTCATCTGTCATATACGGGGTGATCGCAGGCGGCCTGCATGTGGCCGCATTCGGCATCGACCCGCTGCGGTCCAAGGGCATGGAAGGTGTCGACACGTTCCAACAGGACCGCGTGGCCCGCGTCGTCGACGAGGCTGAAAAATACCTGCGCGAGATGTCCGACGCCCTGCTGCGCGCGAATGATCGCAAGATGGAAACCCGTCTGGCCCAGTTTCAGGCCAAGGCCCGCACGCTGATCCGCACGGTCGAGGAAGACCCGCGCGACCTGACCGCCGCGCGCCGCTATCTGGGGGTTTACCTGATGGGCGCACGCGACGCGACGGTCAAATTCGCCGACATCTATGCCCGCACCCGCGACGCACAGGCGCGTGCTGATTACGCGGCCTTGCTGGACGATCTGGAACAGAACTTCGACGCGCGGACCCGGTCGCTACTGTTGGATGACCGCAGCGACCTGAACATTGAAATCGACGTATTGCGCGAACGCTTGCAGCGCGAAGGCGTGCATATCGACTCACAGAAACACGAGTAA
- a CDS encoding GNAT family N-acetyltransferase: MFIRPATAADSDAVSALLARSYPLLLARDYAPDELAPALPMMTRARPELLACGTYYVVEHCDAVIGAGGWTRDATDPTLGHIRHLVTDPRELRAGVATWLMHHSFDAARAAGVRRMECWSTRTAERFYQAVGFRTLGPLDVRMGDQVSFPAIRMERALEA, from the coding sequence ATGTTCATACGTCCCGCCACAGCCGCAGACAGCGACGCTGTAAGTGCGCTTCTGGCGCGCAGCTACCCGCTTCTGCTGGCCCGCGACTACGCGCCAGACGAGCTTGCCCCGGCCTTGCCGATGATGACCCGCGCACGGCCCGAATTGCTGGCCTGTGGCACATATTATGTCGTCGAGCATTGCGATGCCGTGATCGGGGCGGGGGGCTGGACGCGCGACGCCACCGACCCGACGCTGGGCCACATCCGCCATCTGGTGACCGACCCGCGCGAGTTGCGCGCAGGCGTGGCCACATGGCTGATGCACCACAGCTTTGACGCCGCCCGTGCTGCGGGGGTGCGGCGCATGGAATGCTGGTCGACCCGCACCGCCGAGCGGTTTTATCAGGCTGTGGGCTTCCGCACTTTGGGGCCGCTGGATGTGCGCATGGGCGATCAGGTCAGCTTTCCCGCCATCCGCATGGAACGGGCGCTGGAGGCCTAG
- the gatA gene encoding Asp-tRNA(Asn)/Glu-tRNA(Gln) amidotransferase subunit GatA gives MTDLNTLTLADARDALRRGDTTSKELTEACLKAIDGAAALNAFVHHTPEIALERAAEADKRIAAGDAPDMCGLPIGIKDLFCTEGVPSQAASRILEGFLPQYESTITAQLKSAGAVMLGKLNMDEFAMGSSNETSAYGNAVNPWRRGNDDAQLTPGGSSGGSAAAVAADLCLAATGTDTGGSIRQPAAFTGIVGIKPTYGRCSRWGVVAFASSLDQAGPMTKTVRDSAIMLGAMCGHDPKDSTSAKLPVPDFEAALTGDIRGKKIGIPREYRMDGMPEDIEKLWDDGAAMLRDAGAEIVDISLPHTKYALPAYYVIAPAEASSNLARYDGVRFGHRAKMAPGDGITEMYEKTRAEGFGAEVQRRVMVGTYVLSAGFYDAYYNRARRVRTLIKKDFEDVFAQGVDAILTPATPSAAFGLGEMSDADPVQMYLNDVFTVTVNMAGLPGVAVPTGLDKQGLPLGLQLIGRPWEEADLLSSAYVLEQAAGFVAKPGKWW, from the coding sequence ATGACCGATCTGAACACATTGACGCTGGCCGATGCCCGCGATGCCCTGCGCCGCGGCGACACCACGTCCAAGGAACTGACCGAGGCCTGCCTGAAGGCCATCGACGGGGCAGCGGCGCTGAACGCCTTTGTCCACCACACGCCCGAGATCGCGCTGGAGCGTGCCGCCGAAGCGGACAAGCGCATCGCCGCAGGCGACGCACCTGACATGTGCGGGTTGCCCATCGGCATCAAGGATCTGTTCTGCACCGAAGGCGTGCCCTCGCAGGCCGCCAGCCGCATTCTCGAAGGGTTCCTGCCGCAATACGAATCCACCATCACCGCGCAATTGAAATCCGCCGGAGCGGTGATGCTGGGCAAGCTGAACATGGACGAATTCGCCATGGGCTCGTCCAATGAAACATCCGCCTATGGCAACGCGGTGAACCCGTGGCGGCGCGGCAATGACGACGCGCAGCTGACACCGGGTGGCTCGTCCGGCGGCTCGGCGGCTGCCGTGGCGGCGGACCTGTGCCTTGCCGCAACCGGCACCGACACCGGCGGGTCGATCCGCCAGCCTGCGGCCTTTACCGGCATCGTGGGGATCAAGCCGACCTACGGGCGTTGCTCGCGCTGGGGCGTCGTGGCCTTTGCCTCCTCGCTGGATCAGGCGGGACCGATGACCAAGACCGTGCGCGACAGCGCCATCATGCTGGGCGCGATGTGCGGCCACGACCCCAAGGACAGCACCAGCGCCAAGCTGCCCGTGCCGGATTTCGAGGCGGCGCTGACCGGCGACATTCGCGGCAAGAAAATCGGCATCCCGCGCGAATACCGCATGGACGGCATGCCCGAGGATATCGAAAAGCTGTGGGATGATGGCGCGGCCATGCTGCGCGATGCGGGTGCCGAGATTGTCGACATCTCGCTGCCGCACACCAAATACGCGCTGCCCGCCTATTATGTGATCGCCCCCGCCGAGGCCTCGTCGAACCTGGCGCGCTATGACGGCGTGCGCTTTGGCCACCGCGCCAAAATGGCCCCGGGCGACGGCATCACCGAAATGTACGAAAAGACCCGCGCCGAAGGGTTCGGTGCCGAGGTGCAGCGCCGTGTGATGGTGGGCACCTATGTGCTGTCCGCCGGATTCTACGACGCCTATTACAACCGTGCCCGTCGGGTGCGCACGCTGATCAAGAAGGACTTTGAGGACGTGTTCGCCCAAGGGGTTGATGCGATCCTGACACCGGCCACGCCCTCGGCAGCTTTCGGACTGGGCGAGATGTCGGATGCCGATCCGGTGCAAATGTACCTGAACGACGTCTTTACCGTCACCGTCAACATGGCCGGCCTGCCGGGTGTTGCCGTGCCCACGGGTCTGGACAAGCAAGGTTTGCCGCTGGGTCTGCAACTGATCGGGCGGCCGTGGGAAGAGGCCGATTTGCTGTCTTCCGCCTATGTGCTCGAACAGGCCGCCGGATTTGTGGCAAAACCGGGCAAATGGTGGTAA
- a CDS encoding N-acetylmuramoyl-L-alanine amidase, whose protein sequence is MQIRSRPSPNCGPRRDGLVPELVVIHFTAMHSADAALERLCDPQYEVSAHYLIADDGSVIQLVPEEMRAWHAGAGHWAGRDDVNSRSIGIELDNDGQRPFAEAQMQSLEILLRGILTRWSIPPKGVIGHSDMAPDRKFDPGPHFDWPRLEAAGLAAPRGTGTGPNEPHPDSFRAAARAAGYTADVTDAALLNAVRLRYRPHATGPLSAEDYAPLHLAK, encoded by the coding sequence ATGCAGATCCGCAGCCGCCCGTCCCCCAATTGCGGTCCCCGCAGGGACGGGCTGGTGCCCGAGCTGGTGGTGATCCACTTTACCGCGATGCACAGCGCCGATGCGGCGCTGGAACGCCTGTGCGATCCGCAATACGAGGTGTCCGCCCACTACCTGATCGCTGACGATGGCAGCGTGATCCAACTGGTGCCCGAAGAAATGCGCGCATGGCATGCAGGGGCAGGTCATTGGGCGGGGCGCGACGACGTCAATTCGCGCTCGATCGGGATCGAACTGGACAACGACGGCCAGCGCCCCTTTGCCGAGGCGCAGATGCAAAGCCTTGAGATCCTGTTGCGTGGCATTCTCACGCGCTGGTCAATTCCGCCCAAGGGCGTCATCGGCCACTCTGACATGGCCCCCGATCGCAAATTCGACCCCGGCCCGCATTTCGACTGGCCCCGGCTCGAGGCCGCAGGCCTTGCCGCCCCGCGCGGCACTGGCACAGGCCCAAACGAACCACACCCCGACAGCTTTCGTGCCGCCGCCCGCGCCGCAGGTTACACCGCTGATGTCACCGACGCCGCACTGCTGAACGCCGTGCGCCTGCGCTACCGCCCCCATGCCACTGGCCCGTTGTCAGCGGAAGACTACGCCCCCCTTCATCTTGCCAAATAA
- the gatC gene encoding Asp-tRNA(Asn)/Glu-tRNA(Gln) amidotransferase subunit GatC has translation MSIDTSTAARVAKLARIKVEEDALPALAAEFNTILGFIEQLNEVDVDGVEPMTSVTPQRLTRRADVVTDGDVQGKVLANAPDAREGFFAVPKVVE, from the coding sequence ATGTCGATTGATACAAGCACGGCCGCCCGCGTGGCCAAGCTGGCCCGGATCAAGGTGGAAGAAGACGCGTTGCCCGCGCTGGCGGCAGAATTCAACACCATTCTCGGCTTCATCGAACAGCTGAACGAAGTGGATGTAGACGGCGTCGAGCCGATGACCTCGGTGACCCCGCAGCGCCTGACGCGCCGCGCGGACGTGGTGACCGATGGCGACGTGCAGGGCAAGGTTCTGGCCAATGCCCCCGATGCCCGCGAAGGATTTTTTGCCGTGCCGAAGGTGGTGGAATAA
- a CDS encoding metal-dependent hydrolase has product MNIIWMGHGSFRIEIEDQVLLIDPWLTGNPMLDADKARAACEGATQILVTHGHFDHTQDVATYSKDSGVPISGIVELVGYLVSRGAVEGSAFNRGGTIQLGKVSVTLVPASHSSSIMDGDVPLYMGQECGFMIRGEGKCVYVSGDTDIMADMEWMGDYYKPDVGILSAGGHFTMDMKAAAYAAKRYFNFSTVIPAHYRTFPLLAQDAKPLVDGLPNANVIEPQVLEPITI; this is encoded by the coding sequence ATGAATATTATCTGGATGGGCCACGGATCATTCCGCATCGAAATCGAGGATCAGGTGCTGCTGATCGACCCGTGGCTGACCGGCAACCCGATGCTGGACGCAGACAAGGCACGCGCCGCCTGCGAAGGGGCCACGCAGATTCTGGTAACCCACGGGCATTTCGACCACACGCAGGACGTGGCAACGTACAGCAAGGACAGTGGCGTGCCGATTTCGGGCATTGTCGAGCTGGTCGGCTATCTGGTGTCCAGAGGTGCCGTTGAAGGCAGTGCATTCAACCGCGGCGGCACGATCCAGTTGGGCAAGGTCTCGGTCACGCTGGTGCCTGCGTCACATTCCTCGTCGATCATGGACGGCGACGTGCCGCTATATATGGGGCAGGAATGCGGGTTCATGATCCGGGGCGAAGGCAAATGCGTCTATGTCTCGGGCGACACCGATATCATGGCCGACATGGAATGGATGGGCGATTATTACAAACCCGACGTGGGCATTCTGTCGGCGGGCGGGCACTTCACCATGGACATGAAGGCGGCGGCCTATGCGGCCAAGCGGTATTTCAACTTCTCGACCGTGATTCCCGCGCATTACCGCACCTTCCCGCTGCTGGCGCAGGACGCCAAGCCGCTGGTGGACGGGTTGCCAAACGCCAATGTGATCGAACCTCAGGTGCTGGAGCCGATCACGATCTAG
- a CDS encoding nucleoside deaminase yields MSFRSFMDQALDAATAAAARGEVPVGAVIVDPAGQVVAVAGNRTREMCDPTGHAEILAIREACAAAGSERLVGHDLYVTLEPCAMCAAAIAAARIGRLYYGASDPKSGGVAQGARVFSHPQSHHAPEVYDGIAATEAEAMLKAFFAARR; encoded by the coding sequence ATGAGTTTTCGCAGCTTCATGGATCAGGCCCTGGATGCCGCCACCGCCGCCGCCGCGCGGGGCGAGGTGCCTGTGGGCGCTGTGATCGTGGACCCCGCGGGGCAGGTGGTGGCCGTGGCAGGCAACCGCACCCGCGAAATGTGCGACCCAACGGGGCACGCCGAAATTCTGGCGATCCGCGAAGCCTGCGCTGCGGCCGGTTCGGAACGGCTGGTGGGCCATGACCTCTATGTCACGCTGGAGCCCTGCGCCATGTGCGCCGCCGCCATCGCCGCCGCGCGCATCGGGCGGCTGTATTATGGCGCATCCGACCCCAAGTCGGGCGGGGTGGCCCAAGGGGCGCGGGTGTTCAGCCATCCGCAAAGCCACCACGCCCCAGAAGTTTACGACGGCATCGCCGCGACCGAAGCCGAGGCGATGCTCAAGGCGTTCTTTGCCGCGCGGCGCTAG